Proteins encoded by one window of Dyella humicola:
- a CDS encoding class I SAM-dependent methyltransferase has product MGTLHACMAARDALLPGIKLRCPRCETSIDGLICPACAFSIEIDDGIAHALTPESHAHYARFMEDYERIRESEGRGSESEDFYLSLPYRDTSGRHREQWRIRARSYDYLARHLLDGADRGNRILDLGAGNGWMSFRLALAGYRPCAVDLLANDSDGLGAARHYRTRLPELFPRFQAEIRHLPFADEQFDAAVFNASFHYAEDYEASLREAMRCVKKGGVVIISDTPWYSRSESGEQMLADRRAAFRRSHGTAADSIATLGFLTDERLGRMEDALTIHWDVHRPWYGLKWAMRPLVATCRGRREPSRFRLYAARKSA; this is encoded by the coding sequence ATGGGCACGCTGCACGCCTGCATGGCAGCCAGGGATGCACTGCTGCCTGGGATCAAACTGCGTTGCCCGCGATGCGAAACCAGCATTGACGGACTGATTTGCCCTGCGTGCGCCTTTTCCATCGAGATAGACGACGGCATCGCGCACGCCCTGACGCCGGAGTCGCACGCGCACTATGCCCGGTTCATGGAAGATTATGAGCGAATAAGGGAGTCGGAGGGTCGCGGCAGCGAAAGCGAAGACTTCTATCTCAGTCTTCCCTACCGGGATACGTCAGGAAGGCATCGCGAGCAATGGCGGATCAGGGCCCGCAGCTACGATTACCTGGCCCGGCATCTGCTGGATGGCGCCGATCGCGGCAACCGGATTCTGGACCTCGGCGCGGGCAATGGCTGGATGAGCTTTCGCCTGGCACTGGCCGGGTATCGACCTTGTGCGGTGGACCTGCTCGCCAATGACAGCGACGGACTGGGAGCGGCCCGGCATTACCGGACACGCCTGCCGGAACTCTTTCCGCGTTTCCAGGCCGAGATTCGCCATCTCCCCTTCGCGGACGAACAGTTCGACGCCGCCGTGTTCAACGCCTCCTTTCATTACGCCGAAGACTACGAGGCAAGCCTGCGTGAAGCGATGCGCTGCGTGAAAAAAGGTGGCGTGGTCATCATCAGCGATACGCCGTGGTACAGCCGGAGCGAAAGTGGCGAGCAAATGCTCGCGGACCGTCGCGCGGCCTTCCGGCGAAGTCATGGCACGGCGGCTGACTCGATCGCCACGCTTGGATTCCTTACGGATGAGCGCCTGGGCAGGATGGAAGACGCGCTAACGATCCACTGGGATGTGCATCGTCCGTGGTATGGCCTGAAATGGGCCATGCGACCCCTGGTGGCGACATGTCGTGGCAGGAGGGAACCTTCGAGGTTTCGACTTTACGCGGCCCGCAAAAGCGCATGA
- a CDS encoding B12-binding domain-containing radical SAM protein, with the protein MLNIQVGHSYFLGYDPKQWERGKPYPPLATIQVAALLREMGHAITLFDAMLADGVEDYQASLQFARPDVVVIYEDNFNYLTKMCLGRMREAACQMIAEARAGGARVIVAGSDASDHPDAFLAAGAHAVLIGEGIAALIELIGRLERDADIDTQGWVSGIAGVATLMNGQTQLTRVGVMPPDPRIIGRPAWDLVDIERYRTMWRERHGHFSLNMAASRGCPFRCNWCAKPIWGNHYNQRTAQDVAAEMTYLKQTFKPDHVWLADDIFGFHVDWVTEFGAHLSAADGSVPFTIQTRADLISERMAAALKLAGCSEAWIGAESGSQQVLDAMNKGTKVEDLIAARTRLGAHGIRVGFFIQLGYLGEQLANLLATRELITQAAPDDIGVSVSYPLPGTKFYEKVKSQLGEKTHWQDSGDLAMMFRGAYDSDFYRQVRDLLHEQVVLQQSQPLEHPPHNQARVALDARWDALIACEQAHRTQDAVPPSTTPGNVEPPRHATSAQNR; encoded by the coding sequence ATGCTGAATATCCAGGTTGGCCACTCCTACTTTTTGGGATACGACCCGAAACAGTGGGAGCGCGGCAAGCCCTATCCGCCACTCGCCACGATCCAGGTCGCCGCGCTGCTGAGGGAGATGGGGCACGCCATCACCCTGTTCGATGCGATGCTGGCCGATGGCGTCGAGGACTACCAGGCGTCTCTGCAGTTCGCACGACCGGACGTGGTGGTGATCTACGAAGACAACTTCAACTACCTGACCAAGATGTGTCTCGGCCGCATGCGCGAGGCGGCGTGCCAGATGATCGCCGAGGCACGCGCCGGCGGTGCGCGCGTGATCGTCGCTGGCTCCGACGCTTCCGACCACCCGGATGCCTTTCTCGCGGCGGGCGCCCATGCCGTGCTGATCGGCGAAGGCATCGCGGCGCTGATCGAATTGATCGGACGGCTGGAACGGGATGCGGATATCGACACGCAGGGCTGGGTATCCGGCATCGCCGGTGTCGCAACGCTGATGAACGGACAAACGCAACTGACGCGAGTCGGCGTGATGCCGCCGGATCCACGAATAATAGGCCGCCCCGCCTGGGACCTGGTCGACATCGAACGCTATCGGACGATGTGGCGCGAACGCCATGGCCACTTCAGCCTCAACATGGCGGCGTCGCGGGGCTGCCCGTTCCGCTGCAACTGGTGCGCCAAGCCGATCTGGGGCAACCACTACAACCAGCGCACTGCCCAGGACGTCGCAGCGGAGATGACTTACCTGAAACAGACGTTCAAGCCCGATCACGTCTGGCTGGCGGACGACATCTTCGGCTTCCACGTCGACTGGGTGACGGAGTTCGGTGCGCACCTGAGCGCCGCCGACGGTTCCGTCCCTTTCACCATCCAGACCCGCGCCGACCTGATCAGCGAGCGGATGGCTGCTGCGCTGAAGCTGGCTGGGTGTAGCGAAGCCTGGATCGGTGCGGAAAGCGGCAGCCAACAGGTATTGGATGCCATGAACAAGGGCACCAAGGTGGAGGATCTTATTGCAGCTCGCACCCGGCTGGGCGCGCATGGCATCCGCGTGGGCTTCTTCATTCAACTGGGCTATCTGGGCGAACAGCTGGCCAATCTGCTGGCGACCCGCGAACTGATCACCCAAGCCGCTCCGGACGACATCGGCGTCAGCGTCTCCTATCCGCTGCCGGGGACGAAATTCTATGAGAAGGTCAAATCGCAGCTGGGCGAGAAAACGCATTGGCAGGACAGTGGAGACCTCGCCATGATGTTTCGCGGCGCCTATGACTCGGACTTCTACCGTCAGGTTCGTGACCTGCTGCATGAGCAAGTCGTCCTCCAGCAGTCGCAGCCGCTCGAACACCCGCCTCACAACCAGGCCCGGGTTGCGCTCGATGCACGTTGGGATGCGCTGATCGCCTGCGAGCAGGCGCACCGTACCCAGGACGCCGTGCCCCCTTCGACGACGCCAGGCAATGTGGAGCCGCCGCGACATGCTACCTCCGCTCAAAACCGTTAG
- a CDS encoding glycosyltransferase family 2 protein: MSWQEGTFEVSTLRGPQKRMIATTQAMNDRSMGVTPVVSVVLPTYNRLPLLREAIGSVVNQSFSDWELIVVDDGSTDATRGYLEAIDDPRIRPLWMEHRGDLTSARSAGLKHARSPWVAFLDSDDLWLPGKLEVQLRRLAAQPECRWSYTAYSLIDMEGTSLPERSDLLPPPVSGYILEPLLRFELSTPVPTMLVQRSLIEEIGGFDETIPIHSDYDFALRLAARGEVLALPDILTLVREHPDRTTARLRLAELYADQERVFRKAAAATTDREVRVLCLHQCVMQLAGLAAALSRERSHGAAFAALLRAARITPFKGVVWRTAAGCAVRALGVFT; encoded by the coding sequence ATGTCGTGGCAGGAGGGAACCTTCGAGGTTTCGACTTTACGCGGCCCGCAAAAGCGCATGATCGCGACGACACAAGCCATGAACGATCGCTCGATGGGAGTAACGCCGGTGGTTTCGGTCGTCCTGCCGACCTACAACCGCTTGCCGCTCCTGCGCGAGGCTATTGGTTCGGTAGTCAACCAATCATTCAGTGACTGGGAACTCATCGTCGTCGACGACGGTTCCACCGACGCCACGCGTGGTTATCTCGAAGCGATCGATGATCCACGCATCCGGCCACTCTGGATGGAGCACCGCGGCGATCTCACTTCAGCACGCAGCGCCGGCCTCAAGCACGCGCGCAGCCCGTGGGTGGCATTTCTTGATTCGGACGACTTGTGGCTGCCCGGAAAACTGGAAGTGCAACTGCGCCGGCTCGCCGCGCAGCCTGAATGCAGGTGGAGCTACACGGCGTACTCGCTGATTGACATGGAGGGGACATCGCTGCCGGAGCGGTCGGACCTTCTGCCTCCGCCGGTTTCCGGATACATCCTCGAACCCTTGCTTCGGTTCGAGCTCTCGACACCGGTCCCGACCATGCTCGTGCAGCGATCGCTCATCGAGGAAATCGGCGGGTTCGACGAAACCATCCCCATTCATTCCGACTACGACTTCGCGCTGCGACTCGCTGCACGTGGCGAGGTCCTCGCGTTACCCGATATCTTGACCCTGGTGCGCGAACACCCGGACAGGACCACCGCGCGCTTGCGCCTCGCGGAGCTTTACGCCGATCAGGAGCGCGTATTCCGCAAAGCCGCGGCAGCCACGACGGACCGGGAAGTACGGGTGCTATGCCTGCACCAGTGCGTGATGCAACTGGCAGGACTGGCAGCGGCATTGTCGCGGGAAAGGTCACACGGGGCCGCGTTCGCGGCACTGCTCCGCGCCGCCCGCATCACACCTTTCAAAGGCGTGGTCTGGAGAACGGCGGCGGGATGCGCGGTGCGGGCGTTGGGAGTGTTCACATAA
- a CDS encoding nucleotidyltransferase family protein, protein MLPPLKTVRAGLRRTTEALAEELARPGTTTPEWTDLEWRLASAAAAVHGVSPLLCRLSTWKNPEWRQFLTSQREHVELRHQRIEGLLKRLDADARAVGLALVPLKGSALHALGLYVPGDRPMADIDLLVREDDAELATRLLLEMGYVESFVVWKHRVFKPTTGKPYAGLGEHRDTPVTIELHTRIQERLPISLVDITEKIYPRRPQAGLNAYPSRGALMSHLLLHAAGNICNRSLRLLHLNDIALLSAHMSTTDWSVLCGEHAADSRWWALPPLRLVARYYKRAVPEDVIARLERYCPPLLRTMSRRQTLTQVSCSDLWLHALPGIEWSRSISEAGRYVRNRLRPSEEAIQERADMARTQLWLQGQSWVTSKHGHRILTWLTRPVPRLDTLYVVRAALETPATATSPEIIRYAVGER, encoded by the coding sequence ATGCTACCTCCGCTCAAAACCGTTAGGGCCGGCCTGCGCCGCACCACCGAGGCGCTGGCCGAGGAACTGGCACGGCCGGGTACCACGACGCCTGAATGGACCGATCTTGAGTGGCGATTGGCATCGGCGGCGGCGGCCGTGCACGGCGTATCGCCGCTACTCTGCCGGCTCTCCACCTGGAAGAACCCGGAGTGGCGCCAATTTCTGACGAGTCAACGCGAGCACGTCGAACTTCGCCACCAACGCATCGAGGGACTGCTGAAGCGCCTCGACGCCGACGCGCGCGCCGTTGGGCTGGCCCTCGTCCCCCTGAAGGGTTCCGCGCTGCATGCCTTGGGGCTCTATGTGCCAGGCGACCGGCCGATGGCCGACATCGACCTACTCGTCCGCGAAGACGACGCCGAGCTGGCGACCAGACTGCTGCTGGAGATGGGATATGTAGAGTCGTTCGTGGTGTGGAAGCACCGGGTATTCAAGCCCACGACAGGCAAGCCATATGCAGGGCTGGGCGAGCACCGCGATACCCCGGTCACCATCGAACTGCATACCCGCATCCAGGAACGGTTACCGATTTCTCTCGTCGATATCACCGAGAAAATTTATCCGCGGCGTCCTCAGGCTGGTTTGAATGCGTATCCGTCGCGCGGTGCCTTGATGAGCCACCTGTTGTTGCACGCGGCTGGCAACATCTGCAACCGCAGCCTGCGCCTACTGCATTTGAACGACATCGCGTTGCTATCGGCACACATGTCCACAACCGACTGGAGCGTGTTGTGCGGTGAGCATGCCGCCGACTCTCGATGGTGGGCGCTGCCGCCACTGCGCCTGGTTGCGCGCTACTACAAGCGCGCGGTTCCCGAAGACGTCATTGCCCGCCTCGAGCGCTACTGCCCTCCCTTGCTGCGGACGATGTCGCGCCGCCAGACCCTCACCCAGGTTTCGTGCTCGGACCTGTGGCTCCACGCACTCCCCGGCATCGAGTGGTCCCGCTCAATAAGCGAAGCGGGGCGCTACGTCAGGAATCGCCTCAGGCCATCCGAAGAAGCCATCCAGGAACGTGCCGACATGGCACGAACACAGCTATGGCTGCAGGGTCAAAGCTGGGTCACCTCGAAACATGGTCATCGCATCCTGACCTGGCTCACCCGGCCGGTGCCGCGGTTGGACACCCTGTACGTGGTGCGCGCGGCGTTGGAAACACCGGCGACGGCGACCAGCCCCGAAATCATTCGGTACGCAGTGGGAGAGCGATGA